In Bradyrhizobium sp. CCBAU 051011, the following are encoded in one genomic region:
- a CDS encoding TorF family putative porin, translating into MKKLALLATALAMVSGSALAADLRVKAVKAPPPPAFDPWDFAFGAGITNDYIFRGITQSNHKPSVNAYFEPRYNVTKDFQLYVGLGAASISFPNRAAAEVDAYGGARLTVGQFAFDVGAWGYLYPGGTCHYGFGATTDFAGVPLSNECQINQLVNGNVIKKDLSFFEVYGKVNYTFNDNFSMGGNVYYTPSFLNSGAEGTYASIVGKAIAPSAWFGASGIGMYVSGEFGRQWLGTSDSFYGVAAFPNGINYADYNTWNIGIGFTYKVFTLDFRYSDTNLSKGDCNAFTSDFAARGNVNGTTLGTFVTPINPSGVGSNWCGAAGIVKLSADLTAMTNLK; encoded by the coding sequence ATGAAGAAACTGGCTTTGTTGGCAACGGCGCTGGCAATGGTATCGGGCTCGGCTCTCGCTGCGGATCTGCGGGTGAAGGCCGTGAAGGCGCCGCCGCCGCCGGCATTCGATCCCTGGGATTTCGCCTTCGGCGCCGGGATCACCAACGACTACATCTTCCGCGGCATCACCCAGTCCAACCACAAGCCGTCGGTCAACGCTTACTTCGAACCGCGCTACAACGTCACCAAGGACTTCCAGCTCTATGTCGGCCTGGGCGCCGCGAGCATCTCCTTCCCCAACCGCGCCGCGGCTGAAGTCGACGCCTACGGCGGCGCCCGCCTGACGGTCGGTCAATTCGCCTTCGACGTCGGCGCCTGGGGCTATCTCTATCCGGGCGGCACCTGCCATTACGGCTTCGGCGCGACTACCGATTTCGCGGGCGTCCCGCTCAGCAACGAGTGCCAAATCAACCAGCTGGTCAACGGCAACGTCATCAAGAAGGACCTCAGCTTCTTCGAGGTCTATGGCAAGGTGAACTACACCTTCAACGACAACTTCTCGATGGGCGGCAACGTCTATTATACGCCGAGCTTCCTCAACAGCGGCGCCGAAGGCACCTACGCCTCGATCGTCGGCAAGGCGATCGCGCCGAGCGCTTGGTTCGGCGCCAGCGGCATCGGCATGTATGTGTCGGGTGAATTCGGCCGCCAGTGGCTGGGCACGTCGGACTCCTTCTACGGCGTCGCTGCGTTCCCGAACGGCATCAACTATGCCGATTACAACACCTGGAATATCGGCATCGGCTTCACCTACAAGGTGTTCACGCTGGACTTCCGTTACTCCGACACCAACCTGTCGAAGGGTGATTGCAACGCTTTCACCAGCGACTTCGCCGCTCGTGGCAACGTCAACGGAACCACCCTTGGTACCTTCGTGACGCCGATCAATCCGTCGGGCGTCGGTTCGAACTGGTGCGGCGCCGCCGGCATCGTCAAGCTCTCGGCTGACCTGACCGCGATGACCAACCTGAAGTAA
- a CDS encoding histone, translated as MAKKSKKAKKSKKAKKAVVAKKKSAKKAAKKSAKKAAKKTAKKSAKKAAKKSKAAPKKAAKKSAAKKRAAKPAAPKTEPAPAPEPEPAPAPAASWASPEPSNPSWAAGSSNGGDHN; from the coding sequence ATGGCGAAGAAGAGTAAGAAGGCCAAGAAGTCTAAAAAGGCCAAGAAGGCCGTAGTGGCGAAGAAGAAATCCGCGAAAAAGGCAGCGAAGAAATCGGCGAAGAAGGCTGCAAAGAAGACCGCAAAGAAGTCGGCCAAGAAGGCCGCCAAGAAATCAAAGGCTGCGCCGAAGAAGGCTGCCAAGAAGAGCGCGGCCAAGAAGAGGGCGGCCAAGCCCGCTGCTCCCAAGACGGAGCCGGCGCCGGCTCCCGAGCCGGAACCCGCGCCCGCTCCAGCGGCGAGCTGGGCCAGCCCGGAACCGTCCAATCCCTCATGGGCCGCCGGCTCGTCCAACGGCGGCGACCACAACTAG
- the glcF gene encoding glycolate oxidase subunit GlcF, whose amino-acid sequence MKTEFSLAQLADPDIAVADKILRACVHCGFCTATCPTYVLLGDELDSPRGRIYLIKEMLEKDRPPTAEVVKHIDRCLSCLACMTTCPSGVHYMHLVDQARVRIERDYSRPLAERALRAVLGLVLPRPKLFRASMVMARLARPFAALLPASGAAATPGLLRRIKAMLALAPKGLPAPGPSGGSVFPAIGEKRGRVALLQGCAQQVLAPRINQAAINLLTRHGIEVVLVRDEQCCGALTHHLGQDGDALARARANINVWKKEAEQGGLDAILITASGCGTVIKDYGFMLREDRDYAAPAAQISALAKDITEFLSGIALAPTTQKGDVTIAYHSACSLQHGQKITGLPKELLSKNGFVVKDVPESHLCCGSAGTYNILQPDIASRLRDRKVANIATVKPDMIAAGNIGCMVQIASGTSVPVVHTIELLDWATGGPKPGSLTGLN is encoded by the coding sequence ATGAAAACCGAATTTTCCCTGGCCCAACTCGCCGACCCCGATATCGCCGTAGCCGACAAGATCCTGCGCGCCTGCGTGCATTGCGGCTTCTGCACCGCGACCTGTCCGACCTATGTGCTGCTCGGCGATGAGCTCGATAGCCCGCGCGGGCGCATCTACCTGATCAAGGAGATGCTGGAAAAGGACAGGCCGCCGACGGCGGAGGTGGTCAAGCATATCGACCGCTGCCTCTCCTGCCTCGCCTGCATGACTACCTGTCCCTCGGGCGTGCACTACATGCATCTGGTCGATCAGGCACGGGTGCGGATCGAGAGGGACTATTCGCGGCCGTTGGCCGAGCGGGCCTTGCGCGCGGTGCTGGGGCTGGTGCTGCCGCGGCCCAAGCTGTTTCGCGCCAGCATGGTCATGGCGCGGCTGGCCCGGCCGTTCGCGGCCCTGTTGCCGGCGTCAGGCGCAGCCGCGACACCCGGCCTGTTGCGGCGAATCAAGGCGATGCTGGCGCTCGCGCCGAAAGGCCTTCCGGCGCCAGGACCCTCGGGCGGCAGCGTCTTTCCGGCGATCGGCGAGAAGCGCGGGCGGGTGGCGCTGTTGCAGGGCTGCGCCCAGCAGGTGCTGGCGCCGCGCATCAACCAGGCCGCCATCAATCTCCTGACCCGCCACGGCATCGAGGTCGTCCTGGTCAGGGACGAGCAATGCTGCGGCGCGCTCACCCATCACCTCGGGCAGGACGGCGACGCGCTGGCGCGGGCCCGCGCCAACATCAACGTGTGGAAAAAGGAAGCGGAACAAGGCGGCCTCGATGCCATCCTGATCACCGCATCGGGCTGCGGCACGGTCATCAAGGACTATGGCTTCATGCTGCGCGAGGATCGCGATTATGCTGCTCCCGCAGCGCAAATCTCCGCGCTGGCAAAGGATATCACCGAGTTTCTCAGTGGCATCGCGCTCGCGCCAACGACGCAAAAAGGCGACGTCACAATCGCCTATCACTCGGCATGTTCGCTACAGCATGGACAGAAAATCACAGGCCTTCCGAAAGAATTGCTTTCCAAGAATGGATTCGTGGTGAAAGATGTGCCCGAGAGCCATTTGTGTTGCGGTTCGGCGGGGACCTACAACATTCTCCAGCCCGACATTGCGAGCAGGTTGCGCGATCGAAAGGTCGCCAACATTGCGACAGTCAAACCGGACATGATCGCTGCAGGCAATATTGGATGCATGGTTCAGATTGCCAGCGGTACGTCAGTTCCTGTGGTGCACACGATTGAGCTTCTCGATTGGGCGACAGGAGGTCCAAAGCCTGGATCGTTAACAGGATTGAACTGA
- a CDS encoding FAD-binding protein, translating to MDTLKVRDAKDVEEVVRAAIASEQPLEIIGHGTRRAIGHPMATNAVLDVSALNAVSSYEPNELIITVQSGAPLADVQSLIDSKNQQFAFEPIDTSALLGVSGNGTIGGMIGAGLAGPRRIRAGGARDHLLGAHAVSGFGDSFKTGGRVVKNVTGYDLCKLLAGSWGTLAVMTEVTLKVMPRPESERTLVLSGLDDVVANRAMTAALGSPYDVSGAAHLPNSAFRPATGVLAGLSAQGRAVTLLRLEGIAASVADRAASLAKTLAPFGPVDTLQDAASASVWSAIRDVEPFAASGALGVWPVWRIVCPPASGGALGQALARETGGDVIYDWGGGLIWAALPPKPDAQAALVRARVEAAGGHASLIRASEQARRDVDVFHPQAEGLAALSERVRHSFDPRIILNRGRMLRGLAT from the coding sequence GTGGACACCCTGAAAGTACGAGACGCCAAGGATGTCGAAGAGGTTGTGCGCGCGGCGATCGCCAGCGAGCAGCCGCTGGAGATCATCGGCCATGGCACCAGGCGCGCTATAGGTCATCCGATGGCGACCAACGCGGTGCTCGACGTGTCGGCGCTGAACGCGGTTTCTTCCTACGAGCCGAACGAGCTGATCATCACGGTGCAATCAGGCGCCCCGCTCGCCGACGTGCAGTCGCTGATCGATTCCAAGAACCAGCAATTCGCCTTCGAGCCGATCGACACGTCCGCGCTGCTCGGCGTCTCCGGCAACGGCACCATCGGCGGCATGATCGGCGCGGGGCTGGCCGGTCCCCGCCGCATCAGGGCTGGCGGGGCGCGCGATCATCTCCTCGGTGCGCATGCGGTGTCGGGCTTCGGCGACAGTTTTAAAACCGGCGGCAGGGTGGTGAAGAACGTCACCGGCTACGATCTCTGCAAGCTCCTGGCGGGATCGTGGGGTACGCTGGCGGTGATGACGGAAGTCACGCTCAAGGTGATGCCTAGACCTGAGAGCGAGCGCACGCTGGTGCTCTCCGGGCTCGACGATGTCGTCGCGAATCGGGCGATGACCGCGGCGCTCGGCTCGCCCTACGACGTCTCGGGTGCGGCGCATCTGCCGAATTCGGCGTTCCGTCCCGCGACCGGCGTACTTGCAGGTCTGTCGGCGCAGGGGCGGGCGGTCACGCTGCTGCGGCTCGAAGGCATCGCGGCCTCGGTCGCGGACCGCGCGGCTTCGCTGGCCAAGACGCTTGCGCCGTTCGGGCCCGTGGATACGCTGCAGGATGCAGCCTCGGCATCGGTCTGGAGCGCCATCCGCGACGTCGAACCCTTTGCCGCCAGCGGGGCGCTCGGCGTCTGGCCGGTGTGGCGGATCGTCTGTCCGCCGGCTTCCGGCGGCGCGCTCGGCCAGGCGCTGGCGCGCGAGACCGGGGGCGATGTGATCTATGATTGGGGCGGCGGCCTGATCTGGGCAGCCTTGCCGCCCAAGCCGGATGCTCAGGCGGCGTTGGTGCGAGCGCGCGTCGAGGCGGCCGGGGGCCACGCATCGCTGATCCGGGCGTCCGAGCAGGCCCGGCGCGATGTTGACGTCTTCCATCCACAAGCGGAGGGCCTTGCCGCCTTGAGCGAGCGCGTGCGCCACAGCTTCGATCCCAGGATCATCCTCAATCGCGGCCGGATGCTGAGGGGATTAGCGACATGA
- a CDS encoding FAD-linked oxidase C-terminal domain-containing protein produces the protein MAIMMPAADQAVLGRRGEIVAALRAIVPGEGVIDSAAEMQVYESDGLTAYRQPPMVVVLPDTTEQVSQVLKYCFEQGIKVVPRGSGTSLSGGALPLVDGVLLGLGKFKRIREIDFDNRVVVTEPGVTNLAISQAVAHAGFYYAPDPSSQIACSIGGNVAENSGGVHCLKYGMTTNNVLGCEIVLMSGEILRIGGKAAENSGYDLMGIITGSEGLLGVITEITVRILQKPETARALMVGFAEVEAAGECVARIIGAGIIPGGMEMMDKPAIHAAEAFVHAGYPLDVEALLIIELDGPSVEVDELIKRVEAIAQACGSTTCQISTSEAERNLFWAGRKAAFPAVGRISPDYLCMDGTIPRGALPKALARIRDLSEKYQLGVANVFHAGDGNLHPLILYDANKPGEIERAEAFGADILRACVEFGGVLTGEHGVGIEKRDLMPEMFSEVDLNQQQRLKCAFDAQGLLNPGKVFPTLHRCAELGRMHVHGGKLAFPDIPRF, from the coding sequence ATGGCCATCATGATGCCGGCTGCCGATCAGGCGGTTCTTGGCCGTCGCGGCGAGATCGTGGCGGCCCTGCGCGCGATCGTGCCCGGCGAGGGCGTGATCGACAGTGCGGCCGAAATGCAGGTCTATGAATCCGATGGGCTTACCGCCTATCGGCAACCCCCGATGGTCGTGGTGCTCCCCGACACCACCGAGCAGGTCTCGCAGGTCCTGAAATATTGCTTCGAGCAGGGCATCAAGGTGGTGCCGCGCGGTTCAGGCACGTCGCTGTCCGGCGGCGCGCTGCCGCTGGTCGACGGCGTGCTGCTGGGGCTCGGCAAGTTCAAGCGCATCCGCGAGATCGATTTCGACAACCGCGTGGTGGTGACCGAGCCCGGCGTCACCAACCTCGCCATCAGCCAGGCGGTGGCGCATGCCGGCTTCTACTATGCGCCCGATCCGTCGTCCCAAATTGCCTGCTCGATCGGCGGCAATGTCGCGGAAAATTCCGGCGGTGTGCATTGCCTGAAATACGGCATGACCACCAACAACGTGCTGGGCTGCGAGATCGTGCTGATGTCCGGCGAGATTTTGCGGATCGGCGGCAAGGCCGCCGAGAATTCAGGCTACGACCTGATGGGAATCATCACCGGCTCGGAAGGGTTGCTCGGCGTCATCACCGAGATCACGGTGCGCATCCTGCAGAAGCCGGAGACGGCGCGGGCGCTGATGGTCGGCTTCGCCGAGGTCGAAGCCGCCGGCGAATGCGTGGCGCGGATCATCGGCGCCGGCATCATTCCCGGCGGCATGGAGATGATGGACAAGCCCGCGATCCATGCTGCGGAGGCTTTTGTTCACGCCGGCTATCCGCTCGATGTCGAGGCGCTGTTGATCATTGAGCTCGATGGCCCCAGCGTCGAGGTCGACGAACTGATCAAGCGCGTCGAGGCGATCGCGCAAGCCTGTGGCTCGACCACCTGCCAGATCTCCACCTCCGAGGCCGAGCGCAATCTGTTCTGGGCCGGCCGCAAGGCGGCATTCCCGGCGGTCGGGCGGATATCGCCCGACTATCTCTGCATGGACGGCACCATCCCGCGCGGCGCGCTGCCGAAGGCGCTGGCGCGCATCCGCGACCTCTCGGAAAAATACCAGCTCGGCGTCGCCAACGTGTTTCATGCCGGCGACGGCAATCTGCATCCGCTGATCCTCTACGACGCCAACAAGCCCGGCGAGATCGAACGGGCGGAAGCCTTCGGCGCCGACATCCTGCGCGCCTGCGTCGAATTCGGCGGCGTGCTCACCGGCGAACACGGCGTCGGCATCGAGAAGCGCGATTTGATGCCGGAGATGTTTTCGGAAGTAGACCTCAACCAGCAGCAGCGCCTGAAATGCGCCTTCGACGCGCAGGGCCTGCTCAACCCCGGCAAAGTGTTTCCGACCCTGCACCGCTGCGCCGAACTCGGCCGCATGCATGTGCACGGCGGCAAACTGGCGTTTCCGGACATCCCGCGGTTCTAG